In one window of Brachyhypopomus gauderio isolate BG-103 unplaced genomic scaffold, BGAUD_0.2 sc65, whole genome shotgun sequence DNA:
- the setd1bb gene encoding histone-lysine N-methyltransferase SETD1B-A — translation MSESGEKEEQEDNESLDSEEDRTPNWSSYKLIVDPALNVGAEKLYRYDGQYFSAPNPGLSPVDDPRDPRTTRFWTRFKDSDLPVPKFKTDEHYVGLPKEVTFSRLNDNIKDVFLADMCRKFGEIQEVEVLYNPKNKKHLGIAKVIFETVKGANAAVRSLQDTTVMGNTIRVELDPNGERRMRYFQLLVSGLFTSFTLPAAAPSWGPQSPPDRNDTNSDYDSVKYLTHGLLSSLSSSMLSGSTPFDCSTPLSMDTAYSSMHQDTPSSFWPTPQYQDTPHTSPLSHSNPGTPPQCEEPSNLSHRTDTQPPGDQSSKAFIPHLAPLLSSESQSGRQNSVQLTSHKPNMRQAAFSTQSYKSSKGTMALACQSNQTNRNPCGGHRGRTWGVKYQNAYNRRPEHRYVHRPVFNRSHHRSRPATSLVPVYPSQGTGPVQVQPHVSPTQCSSSMNKPTGCWGRNALPACNEPAIKPSIGDDQKEPSIPTPNGIGHADRHEVESCVQPLEKMLENALQTSLNRASPCNSPPPVPEKKQGHTTEMLTQDHSTVPGPEPERSSSIGSPAPDPVLSSLDSRIQMLLDGFSVAAGHCGSAPKLEGSSESGFEDVSPDPLPDSPEEEEESLSSYKHLSTIPVISTQGLKTQAPSNQTAVMKLFLRGGGTLKRCTGLGAGSGDSSPTPPVFRIPPPPVLLPPPGYPVPPPRILPQNGPGLRGFTPLPPPAPVRLTPPPPNLPVPPSTFYPPPSRSTENVGRPRQWKSPPAPLPIPTRITQGKAQPVFPPPFPIPPPPPPFPGAPQDGFRLRSLPPPNPSSVLTAVPGYRAPWPPPLLPVFDPTVPPPGYTPAHQPLHKATLEGVLAAVAEELRAIVKKDILRRMVEGVAFSAFDQWWDEKVHSAKVSVLPVESKETQKPRVLEPWQTTESLAPEDMALGPGLVLGVTLQGLGLRSALRLPSFKVKRKDTSGEDSTDAKRPRPCSPGQVFSEDAEALQAAHMVDTAAERSETHSETPVVKRRHARPLELDSEDEEEENVFFNVQEPGSRKEETYRTELPATDQEEDDDDDDKEKDETDEDRHSGVQEDEDHSDEEVISIASSSVHTDSLSSPHLDRNSTPSSRCDLRLSEESQYSLESESEEDCEGMGVDPSSDGPAQERLVDEIWISSDEDDEDDVKDEGAPRTPACSSVISLDDELEPPITPSAPLASHEDLDQVLLDASPEEELRVRVFLHGYDRQDPVTQRLSNKLQLSDPALLPSDRYSELPFPCSPSSKAFSSDEGMETQSESELMYRERPLDSPEVYGNLRPPTPTGSLAESDPDLEVRHRLSPPVAEEAEVPHTPGGGLEMEVETPVLSPAPPTPLPPPPSPTGLLRFPSPPLDLSPLHLTSSYPTYDETPRTPGSHSKHEQLPVSAAILSRDRIGMAWHGLFCPLSPSPSPRVASGVPRTPGRDIVPTSPLSDHGEVPIQRRGYWSDQPPRYTHRRRTRSASSSSCSPTSTASETLSPSPPDLVEEREFAQQRSGASSNRTAHLDAERLKKRKRWLRFKRRNGNMDLVSRSPLYLESMGVAPHFSRETSHAGAQCKTPLRGLENRTEDRFHPRRLEDHRQLECLYPWRKERTLSHGSPHLRRFSRRSKRRERLLIHAVWTKGVNTEEIGHLRTSYEHMLQQDGGCDWLTGTHWVHHPPTSIPDESQVWMDGVRRHTTGSARTEGFYIISKRDKLRYLRHTQNPLEEAAPGPQCKYGQAQLSSSSRSGSDFRAEQRRLLSSFSCDSDLLKFNQLKFRKKRLRFSRSLIHDWGLFAEEPIMADEMVIEYVGQSIRQVIADMRERKYEQEGIGSSYLFRVDQDTIIDATKCGNLARFINHSCNPNCYAKIITVEGKKKIVIYSRQPIAINEEITYDYKFPIEDEKIPCLCEADNCRGTLN, via the exons ATGAGCGAAAGTGGCGAAAAGGAGGAACAAGAAGATAACG aaagtCTCGATTCTGAAGAGGACCGCACACCGAACTGGAGCAGTTACAAATTGATTGTCGATCCGGCTTTGAACGTCGGAGCTGAAAAACTCTACCGCTATGATGGACAGTATTTCAGCGCTCCA AATCCTGGATTATCCCCTGTGGATGATCCACGAGATCCAAGAACCACTCGTTTTTGGACGCGATTCAAAGACTCGGATCTCCCAGTTCCCAAGTTCAAG ACTGATGAGCATTATGTTGGATTACCAAAGGAGGTGACATTTTCCAGGCTGAACGACAACATTAAGGATGTTTTTTTAGCGGACATGTGTAGGAAGTTTGGAGAAATACAAGAGGTGGAGGTTTTGTATAATCCCAAGAATAAGAAACATTTAGGAATAGCCAAAGTGATCTTTGAAACAGTCAAAGGAGCAAATGCAGCGGTGAGGAGTCTTCAGGACACCACGGTTATGGGAAACACCATTCGTGTTGAGCTGGACCCAAACG GTGAAAGGAGGATGCGATACTTCCAGCTGCTCGTGAGTGGGTTGTTCACCTCATTCACTCTCCCTGCAGCTGCTCCATCGTGGGGCCCACAGTCACCACCCGACAGAAATGACACCAACAGT GATTATGACTCAGTGAAGTATCTGACACATGGGTTGTTGTCTTCACTTTCCTCATCAATGCTGTCTGGCTCCACCCCATTTGAttgctccacccctctctccatgGACACCGCCTACTCCAGCATGCATCAGGATACGCCCAGTAGCTTCTGGCCGACCCCGCAGTATCaggacacacctcacacctctccaCTTTCTCACAGTAACCCAGGCACCCCACCCCAGTGTGAGGAACCTTCTAATCTCTCCCACCGGACAGACACACAGCCGCCTGGAGACCAGAGCTCAAAAGCCTTCATCCCACATTTagctcctcttctctcttccgAATCCCAGTCCGGCCGCCAGAACTCAGTGCAGCTGACCTCACATAAACCAAACATGAGACAGGCTGCCTTTAGCACTCAAAGTTATAAGTCTTCTAAAGGGACAATGGCATTAGCGTGCCAGTCTAACCAAACGAACAGGAACCCTTGCGGTGGGCACAGAGGTCGAACATGGGGGGTTAAATACCAGAACGCCTACAACCGCCGACCTGAGCACCGCTACGTGCACAGACCTGTGTTCAACAGATCACACCATCGCTCCAGACCTGCAACCAGCCTGGTGCCTGTTTATCCATCTCAGGGAACCGGACCTGTTCAAGTCCAGCCCCATGTGTCTCCCACCCAGTGCAGCAGTAGCATGAACAAACCCACTGGTTGTTGGGGGCGGAATGCTTTGCCTGCATGCAATGAACCAGCTATTAAACCCTCGATAGGAGATGATCAAAAGGAGCCGTCTATACCAACACCCAATGGTATCGGACATGCAGATAGACATGAGGTGGAATCCTGTGTGCAGCCATTGGAGAAAATGTTAGAAAATGCCCTCCAAACATCTTTGAACAGAGCATCTCCATGCAACTCCCCTCCTCCTGTACCTGAGAAGAAACAGGGGCACACAACAGAGATGCTAACCCAAGATCATAGCACCGTCCCTGGGCCAGAGCCAGAACGAAGCTCTTCCATTGGGTCACCTGCTCCAGACCCAGTACTAAGCAGCCTCGACTCCCGCATTCAGATGCTTTTGGATG GTTTCTCCGTAGCAGCTGGTCATTGTGGTTCTGCACCAAAACTAGAGGGTTCTTCTGAGTCGGGTTTTGAAGATGTGAGTCCCGATCCACTCCCAGACTCTccagaagaagaggaggaatcTCTGTCAAGTTACAAGCACCTCTCTACGATTCCTGTAATCTCAACCCAGGGGTTAAAAACACAGGCACCTTCCAACCAAACAGCTGTG ATGAAGCTCTTTCTAAGAGGAGGTGGGACTTTGAAGCGGTGCACTGGTCTTGGGGCAGGCAGTGGAGATTCTTCACCCACTCCTCCAGTATTCCGGATTCCTCCACCCCCAGTTCTCCTACCTCCACCTGGATACCCTGTCCCGCCTCCCCGGATCTTACCTCAAAATGGACCCGGCTTGCGTGGATTTACTCCTCTACCTCCCCCAGCGCCAGTCCgactcaccccacctcccccgAACCTGCCCGTACCCCCTTCTACTTTCTACCCTCCACCAAGTCGCTCCACAGAGAACGTCGGCAGGCCGCGTCAGTGGAAGAGCCCACCAGCTCCTCTTCCCATACCTACCAGAATAACACAAGGGAAAGCCCAGCCAGTGTTTCCCCCTCCTTTCCCAatccccccacctcctccaccctttcCAGGGGCTCCACAAGATGGCTTCAGGCTCCGCTCCTTGCCACCCCCCAACCCCTCTTCTGTCTTGACTGCTGTCCCAGGGTACAGAGCCCCATGGCCTCCTCCCCTGCTCCCTGTGTTTGATCCCACAGTGCCCCCTCCAGGGTACACTCCTGCTCACCAACCCCTCCACAAGGCCACGCTGGAGGGGGTTCTGGCTGCTGTAGCTGAGGAGCTCAGGGCCATTGTTAAAAAAGACATCCTTCGCAGGATGGTTGAGGGCGTGGCCTTTTCCGCATTCGACCAATGGTGGGATGAGAAAGTACATTCAGCCAAG GTGTCTGTGCTGCCTGTGGAGAGTAAAGAGACTCAGAAGCCCAGAGTTCTGGAGCCATGGCAGACCACGGAGAGCCTGGCACCAGAGGACATGGCCCTGGGTCCAGGGTTGGTGCTGGGCGTAACCCTGCAGGGTCTGGGTCTGCGCTCCGCCCTGCGACTGCCCTCATTCAAG GTGAAAAGAAAGGATACCTCTGGAGAGGACTCTACAGATGCCAAAAGGCCCCGCCCCTGCTCACCTGGTCAGGTGTTCTCTGAGGATGCTG AAGCACTGCAGGCAGCGCACATGGTGGACACAGCAGCGGAAAGATCTGAGACGCACAGCGAGACTCCCGTGGTGAAACGGCGGCACGCCAGGCCCCTCGAGCTGGACAGCGAAGACGAAGAAGAAgagaatgttttttttaatgtacaAGAACCAGGTTCTAGAAAGGAGGAAACCTACAGAACAGAGTTGCCTGCCACAGATCAG gaggaggatgatgatgatgatgataaagaAAAAGATGAAACTGATGAAGACAGGCATTCAGGTGTGCAGGAAGATGAAGATCACTCAGATGAAG AGGTCATTAGCATAGCGTCATCAAGTGTGCACACAGACTCCTTATCCTCCCCGCACCTGGATCGCAACTCCACCCCCTCATCAAGGTGTGATCTCAGATTGTCTGAAGAGAGTCAGTACTCCTTGGAATCTGAGTCCGAGGAGGACTGTGAGGGTATGGGTGTAGACCCATCCTCTGACGGGCCTGCACAGGAGAGGCTGGTGGACGAGATTTGGATCTCATCagatgaggatgatgaagatgatgtgaAAGATGAGGGCGCACCACGCACTCCAGCTTGTTCTTCTGTGATCTCCCTGGACGACGAGCTAGAGCCGCCCATAACCCCATCAGCTCCACTGGCCAGCCACGAAGATTTGGATCAGGTGTTACTAG ATGCTAGTCCAGAAGAGGAGCTGAGAGTCAGAGTGTTTCTGCATGGCTACGACCGCCAGGATCCAGTCACACAGCGCTTATCTAACAAACTGCAGCTGTCTGATCCCGCTCTGCTCCCTTCGGACCGGTATTCAGAACTCCCTTTCCCTTGCTCTCCATCCTCAAAAGCCTTCTCCTCTG atgagGGGATGGAGACACAGTCTGAAAGTGAACTGATGTATCGGGAGCGACCCTTGGACAGCCCTGAGGTGTATGGGAATCTCAGACCTCCCACGCCTACTGGCTCTCTGGCTGAGAGTGACCCCGACCTTGAGGTTAGGCACAGACTGTCGCCCCCCGTTGCTGAAGAAGCGGAAGTGCCCCACACTCCTGGTGGAGGCcttgagatggaggtggagactcCAGTTCTCTCGCCTGCTCCTCCCACTCCCcttccacctccaccttcccccACCGGCCTCCTTCGgttcccctctccacccctggACCTGTCCCCACTTCATCTTACCTCCTCATACCCTACCTACGATGAAACCCCCAGAACCCCCGGCAGCCACTCCAAGCAcgagcagctcccggtctccgCGGCGATTCTGTCACGTGACAGAATCGGGATGGCGTGGCACGGCCtgttctgtcctctctccccttctccatcaccccgCGTGGCCAGTGGGGTCCCCAGGACTCCAGGAAGGGACATAGTTCCCACCTCCCCCCTGTCTGACCACGGTGAGGTTCCCATTCAACGGAGGGGTTATTGGAGTGACCAGCCCCCACGCTACACACACCGCAGGCGGACACGGAGTGCCAGCTCCTCTTCCTGTTCCCCCACCTCCACGGCCTCCGAGACACTAAGCCCCTCGCCTCCAGATCTTGTTGAGGAGAGAGAGTTTGCACAACAGCGTTCGGGTGCCTCCTCAAATCGAACAGCACATCTGGATGCAGAACGTCTCAAGAAAAGAAAACGGTGGCTTCGGTTCAAAAGGAGAAATGGAAATATGGATTTGGTCAGTCGGTCCCCCTTATATCTGGAGTCCATGGGTGTAGCTCCACATTTCAGCAGGGAAACCAGTCACGCAGGGGCCCAATGTAAGACACCCTTGCGGGGACTAGAGAATAGGACAGAAGACCGGTTTCACCCAAGGAGGCTGGAGGACCACAGACAACTAGAGTGCCTGTATCCATGGAGAAAAGAGAGGACACTGTCCCATGGCTCCCCACACTTGCGCCGATTTTCCCGACGGTCCAagcggagagagagactgcTTATCCATGCCGTCTGGACAAAAGGGGTGAACACCGAGGAGATCGGTCATCTGCGGACCTCTTACGAGCACATGCTCCAGCAGGACGGCGGCTGCGATTGGCTCACCGGCACACACTGGGTCCATCACCCAC CCACCAGCATTCCGGACGAATCGCAAGTGTGGATGGACGGCGTGCGGCGTCATACGACCGGGTCCGCAAGGACGGAGGGGTTTTACATCATCAGCAAAAGAGATAAACTGCGCTACCTCCGTCACACACAGAACCCCCTTGAAGAAGCGGCCCCCGGCCCACAG TGCAAATATGGCCAAGCTCAGCTTTCATCGTCGTCACGCTCTGGATCAGATTTCCGTGCAGAACAGCGCCGCCTACTGTCCTCTTTCAGCTGTGACAGCGACCTGCTCAAATTCAACCAGCTCAAG TTCCGTAAGAAGAGGCTACGTTTCAGCAGGAGTCTCATTCATGACTGGGGCCTGTTTGCAGAGGAACCTATTATGGCCGATGAGATGGTGATTGAGTATGTGGGACAGAGCATACGCCAG GTGATAGCGGACATGCGGGAGAGGAAATACGAGCAGGAAGGCATCGGCAGCAGCTACCTGTTCCGGGTCGACCAGGACACCATCATTGATGCCACCAAGTGTGGCAACCTGGCCCGGTTCATCAACCACAGCTGCAAC CCGAACTGCTACGCTAAAATCATCACAGTTGAAGGTAAAAAAAAGATAGTCATATATTCACGCCAGCCAATTGCCATAAATGAGGAGATTACATATGATTACAAATTTCCCATTGAGGATGAGAAGATCCCCTGCCTGTGTGAAGCAGACAACTGCAGAGGAACCCTCAACTAG
- the hpdb gene encoding 4-hydroxyphenylpyruvate dioxygenase gives MTSYTDKGEKHEQGKFICFDHITFWVGNAKQAASFYCTKMGFEPLAYRGLETGSRDVVSHVVKQGKIIFVFSSALNPGNKEMGDHLVKHGDGVRDVAFTVEDCDYLVQKARERGATVIEDPHVVEDKSGRVKLAVVQTYGDTTHTLVEREGYSGLFLPEFHAPLSHDPLLDKLPISKLNFIDHVVGNQPDDEMVSVVEWYQKNLLFHRFWSVDDKQLQTEFSALRSIVVANYEETVKMPINEPAMGKRKSQIQEYVEYYGGPGVQHIAMNTSHIIDTIRNLKERGMEFMSVPSTYYQQLQEKLKLSKVKITEDLSILEELNILVDYDDNGYLLQIFTKPVQDRPTVFLEVIQRHNHQGFGAGNFKALFEAIEADQSARGNLTVLSPNGTSEQI, from the exons ATG ACTTCTTACACAGACAAAGGTGAAAAG CATGAACAAGGAAAATTCATTTGTTTTGACCACATCACTTTCTGGGTTGGGAACGCCAAACAG GCGGCATCTTTTTACTGCACTAAGATGGGTTTCGAGCCGCTGGCTTACCGTGGGCTGGAGACGGGCAGCCGTGATGTGGTCTCCCATGTGGTCAAGCAGGGAAAG attatttttgtattttcctCAGCTTTGAACCCTGGCAATAAAG AGATGGGGGATCACCTGGTGAAACACGGAGACGGTGTCCGAGACGTTGCGTTCACTGTGGAGGACTGTGACTACCTGGTGCAG AAAGCCAGAGAGCGAGGTGCCACTGTCATTGAAGATCCTCATGTTGTGGAGGACAAGTCCGGAAGGGTGAAGTTGGCAGTAGTGCAGACA TATGgggacactacacacaccctggtGGAGAGGGAGGGCTACAGCGGACTCTTTCTCCCAGAATTCCATGCACCACTCTCCCATGATCCACTTTTGGATAAGCT ACCAATTAGCAAACTAAATTTCATCGACCATGTGGTGGGTAACCAGCCAGATGACGAGATGGTGTCTGTGGTGGAGTG GTACCAGAAGAACCTGCTGTTCCACAGGTTCTGGTCAGTAGATGATAAACAGCTTCAAACTGAGTTCAGCGCTCTGCGCTCCATAGTGGTGGCCAACTACGAAGAGACAGTGAAAATGCCCATCAATGAGCCAGCCATGGGCAAACGCAAGTCCCAGatccag gaGTATGTAGAATACTATGGTGGTCCAGGAGTCCAGCACATAGCCATGAATACCTCACACATCATTGACACT ATCCGTAATCTAAAGGAGCGTGGCATGGAGTTCATGAGCGTGCCCAGTACCTACTACCAGCAGCTCCAGGAGAAACTGAAGCTTTCCAAGGTGAAGATCACTGAGGATCTCAGCATCTTGGAG GAGTTGAACATTCTGGTGGATTATGATGATAATGGCTACCTCCTCCAGATCTTCACCAAACCTGTTCAAGACAGACCCACTGTGTTCCTGGAGGTTATACAGAGGCACAACCACCAG GGCTTTGGAGCAGGAAATTTCAAGGCTTTGTTTGAGGCAATTGAAGCAGATCAGAGTGCCAGAGGCAACCTCACTGTCCTGAGCCCGAATGGAACATCAGAGCAAATCTGA